A single window of Polaribacter sp. SA4-10 DNA harbors:
- the rpoN gene encoding RNA polymerase factor sigma-54 — MLKQGLQYKLLQKLSPQQIQLMKLIQLPTQAFEERLKQEIEENPALDTGKDESDSFDEDLSNEFDDEGTEKTDADDINIDEYLSDDDTPSYKTQANNYSADDEEKSMPYASGTTFHQSLKNQLNTFRLNDEERSIAEFLVGSIDDSGYIRREIIDLVDDLAFTANVFTTEEKVISILKDVVHTLDPVGVGARNLKECLINQLKSKESNKIRSLSIDVLESAFDHFVKKHYVKLQEKFNISEDELKEINKEISKLNPKPGSSYAGNNKIAEQIVPDFSIKIIDGELDLTLNSRNAPELHISREYNNMLKGYQESTIKSKSQKDAVFFIKQKLDSAKWFIDAIKQRQQTLFVTMNTIMHYQYDYFLTGDERKLKPMILKDIADKIQMDVSTVSRVANSKYVSTPYGTKLIKEFFSESMKNDQGEDVSTKEIKKILETVILEENKKKPLTDEKLANILKEKGYPIARRTVAKYREQLDLPVARLRKEI; from the coding sequence ATGCTAAAACAAGGTTTACAATATAAACTCTTACAAAAATTATCTCCTCAACAAATTCAGTTGATGAAACTAATTCAATTGCCAACACAGGCTTTTGAAGAACGTTTAAAACAAGAGATTGAGGAAAATCCAGCACTAGATACTGGTAAAGATGAATCTGACTCTTTTGACGAGGATTTATCTAATGAATTTGATGATGAGGGTACTGAAAAAACAGATGCAGATGATATAAATATTGATGAGTATTTAAGTGATGATGACACTCCTAGCTACAAAACTCAAGCAAACAATTATTCTGCAGATGATGAAGAAAAATCAATGCCTTATGCATCTGGAACTACTTTTCATCAGTCTTTAAAAAACCAATTAAATACATTTCGTTTAAACGATGAAGAACGTTCTATTGCAGAATTCTTAGTTGGAAGTATAGATGATAGTGGATACATTAGAAGAGAAATTATTGATTTAGTAGATGACTTAGCTTTTACTGCAAATGTATTTACAACTGAAGAAAAAGTAATTTCTATCTTAAAGGATGTTGTACATACGCTAGATCCAGTAGGAGTTGGAGCAAGAAATTTAAAAGAATGTCTTATCAATCAATTAAAATCTAAAGAAAGTAATAAAATTAGAAGTTTATCTATAGATGTATTAGAATCTGCTTTTGACCACTTTGTTAAGAAACATTATGTTAAGCTTCAAGAAAAATTTAATATTTCTGAAGATGAATTAAAAGAAATTAATAAAGAGATTTCTAAATTAAACCCTAAACCTGGTAGTTCATATGCAGGTAATAATAAAATTGCAGAACAAATAGTACCCGATTTTTCTATTAAAATCATAGATGGCGAATTAGATCTTACTTTAAACTCTAGAAATGCGCCTGAATTACATATTTCTAGAGAATATAACAATATGTTAAAAGGGTATCAAGAATCTACTATAAAAAGTAAGTCGCAAAAAGATGCAGTATTTTTTATTAAGCAAAAATTAGATTCTGCAAAATGGTTTATTGACGCAATTAAACAACGTCAGCAAACTTTATTTGTAACCATGAATACAATTATGCATTATCAATATGATTATTTTTTAACTGGTGATGAACGCAAGTTAAAACCTATGATATTAAAAGATATTGCAGATAAAATTCAGATGGATGTTTCTACGGTTTCTAGAGTTGCAAATAGCAAATATGTTTCTACACCTTATGGCACAAAATTGATTAAAGAATTCTTTTCGGAATCAATGAAAAATGACCAAGGTGAAGATGTTTCTACAAAAGAAATTAAAAAAATACTTGAAACTGTAATTTTAGAAGAAAATAAAAAGAAACCATTAACTGATGAAAAACTAGCAAATATTTTAAAAGAAAAAGGGTATCCAATTGCTAGAAGAACTGTTGCTAAATATAGAGAGCAATTAGATTTACCTGTAGCACGTTTACGTAAAGAGATTTAA
- the asnS gene encoding asparagine--tRNA ligase, with protein MMKRNVAEILKSDAFLQEVHLKGWVRTFRSNRFIAINDGSTINNIQCVIDFENTSEEILKRITTGAAISIKGILAESQGKGQSVEIQVSEIEILGDCNPDEYPIQPKKHSFEFLRENAHLRVRTNTFGAIMRVRSKLSFAVHKYFQENGFNYVNTPIITGSDAEGAGEMFRVTNFEDNKAPVTEDGKIDFSKDFFGKETNLTVSGQLEAETFAMALGKAYTFGPTFRAENSNTTRHLAEFWMIEPEVAFMDLDGNMDLSEDFIKSVLSYALEHCKDDLAFLDQRLTQEEKSKPQAERSDMSLLEKLKFVIDNNFKRVSYTEAIDILRNSKPNKKKKFQYPINEWGVDLQSEHERFLVEKHFKCPVILFDYPADIKAFYMRLNDDGKTVRAMDVLFPGIGEIVGGSQREERYDVLLEKIKAMGIDEKEVWWYLDLRKFGTAVHSGFGLGFERLVQFTTGMGNIRDVIPFPRTPQNAEF; from the coding sequence ATGATGAAAAGAAACGTTGCCGAAATATTAAAATCAGATGCATTTTTACAAGAAGTACATTTAAAAGGTTGGGTTAGAACTTTTAGAAGTAATCGTTTTATTGCTATAAATGATGGTTCAACAATTAATAATATTCAATGTGTTATCGATTTTGAAAACACATCAGAAGAAATACTAAAAAGAATTACAACTGGTGCTGCAATTTCTATTAAAGGGATATTAGCAGAGAGTCAAGGAAAAGGTCAATCTGTGGAAATTCAAGTTTCAGAAATTGAAATTCTTGGTGATTGTAATCCTGATGAATATCCTATTCAGCCTAAAAAACATAGTTTCGAATTTTTAAGAGAAAATGCACATTTACGTGTAAGAACAAACACATTTGGCGCTATAATGCGTGTACGTTCTAAACTCTCTTTTGCGGTTCATAAATATTTTCAAGAAAACGGATTTAACTATGTAAATACGCCAATTATTACTGGTTCTGATGCTGAAGGAGCAGGTGAAATGTTTAGAGTTACCAATTTTGAAGACAACAAAGCTCCAGTAACAGAAGATGGCAAAATAGATTTTTCTAAAGATTTTTTTGGAAAAGAAACAAACTTAACTGTTTCTGGACAATTAGAAGCAGAAACCTTTGCAATGGCTTTAGGTAAAGCGTATACTTTTGGACCTACTTTTAGAGCAGAAAACTCAAATACAACACGTCATTTGGCTGAGTTTTGGATGATAGAACCAGAAGTTGCATTTATGGATTTAGATGGAAACATGGATTTATCTGAAGACTTTATTAAATCTGTTTTAAGTTATGCTTTAGAACACTGTAAAGATGATTTGGCTTTCTTAGACCAACGTTTAACGCAAGAAGAAAAAAGCAAACCTCAAGCTGAAAGAAGCGATATGAGTTTGTTAGAAAAACTAAAATTTGTTATAGATAATAACTTTAAACGTGTTTCATATACTGAAGCTATTGATATTTTACGTAATTCAAAACCAAATAAAAAGAAGAAATTTCAATATCCAATTAATGAATGGGGAGTAGATTTACAATCTGAACACGAGCGTTTTTTAGTTGAAAAACACTTTAAATGCCCCGTAATTTTATTTGATTATCCTGCAGATATTAAAGCATTTTACATGCGTTTAAATGATGATGGAAAAACAGTAAGAGCTATGGATGTTTTATTTCCTGGAATTGGTGAAATTGTTGGTGGTTCTCAAAGAGAAGAACGCTATGATGTTTTACTTGAAAAAATTAAAGCCATGGGAATTGATGAAAAAGAAGTTTGGTGGTATTTAGATTTACGTAAATTTGGTACGGCAGTTCATTCTGGTTTTGGTTTAGGTTTTGAACGTTTGGTTCAATTTACAACAGGAATGGGAAATATTAGAGACGTAATTCCGTTTCCAAGAACGCCACAAAACGCAGAATTTTAA
- a CDS encoding RND family transporter, producing MNFWTKVAGIILRNRYLVLLIIAIITGFLASQMKYMKFSYTEANLLPEDHEANLEYNKFLEIFGEEGNLVILGVKDSTVFTPKKFNAWNNLVKKFEELDEIDFTLSIADVQKLKADRKNRKFVLEPLYEGDPTTSEEVLEIKKQLFEKLPFYDNLLYNKETGTLQTAIYIKKEIINTPKRRDFIFDVLKPTIKQFEKDTNLDVRVSGMPYIRTLNAQNIQDEIILFVGGALGITAVIFFFFFRSFRATFITLLVVLIGVVWAFGFIGLFRYEITVLSALIPPLIIVIGVPNAVFLINKYQQEVKKHGNQAKSLQRVISKIGNATLMTNITTASGFATFVFVKSSLLREFGILASVNIISIFILALLIIPIIYSFMPLPKKKHLNHLERKWIENVVNWMESMVKKQRITIYFATVLFIILGIIGVYQIRVSGSLIEDMPKGLEFYKDIKFFEKEFGGIMPLEILIDTKKDKGVMKLSTLKKMDKINEVIENFPELSKPISVVNLVKYSKQAYYKGNPKYYQLPTSQEQSYIFSYTKNSDSNAGMLKSFVDSTGRYARITTFMKDIGTEKMDVIQERLKTVINKEFPSENYTVSVTGKALVFIKGTNYLIKNLVISLSLAILLIAIFMAWMFRSPQMILISLIPNMLPLLITAGLMGFLDIPIKPSTILVFSIAFGISVDDTIHFLAKYRQELIANKWRIKPSVYSALRETGVSMFYTSIVLFFGFLVFTLSSFGGTIALGGLVSVTLLLAMVSNLLLLPSLLLTFEKKIANKKVFKEPAMKIFPPKEEKNKEK from the coding sequence ATGAATTTCTGGACTAAAGTTGCTGGTATTATCTTAAGAAACCGTTATTTGGTACTATTAATAATTGCCATTATAACAGGTTTTTTAGCTTCTCAAATGAAGTATATGAAATTCTCATATACAGAAGCAAATCTTTTACCAGAAGATCATGAAGCAAACTTGGAGTATAATAAATTTCTAGAAATTTTTGGAGAAGAAGGAAATTTAGTCATACTAGGCGTTAAAGATTCTACGGTTTTCACACCCAAAAAATTTAATGCTTGGAATAATTTAGTAAAAAAGTTTGAGGAGCTAGATGAAATTGATTTCACATTATCTATTGCTGATGTTCAAAAATTAAAAGCAGATAGAAAAAATAGAAAATTTGTTCTAGAACCTTTGTACGAAGGAGATCCTACAACATCAGAAGAAGTTTTAGAAATTAAGAAACAACTTTTTGAGAAACTCCCATTTTACGATAATTTACTTTACAATAAAGAAACAGGAACACTACAAACTGCTATTTATATAAAAAAAGAGATTATAAATACTCCAAAACGTAGAGATTTCATTTTTGATGTATTAAAGCCAACCATAAAACAGTTTGAGAAAGATACTAATTTAGATGTTCGTGTATCTGGAATGCCCTATATAAGAACTTTAAATGCACAAAACATACAAGATGAAATTATACTGTTTGTTGGTGGTGCCTTAGGCATTACTGCAGTTATTTTCTTCTTCTTTTTCAGGTCTTTTAGAGCAACTTTCATAACACTTTTGGTGGTCTTAATTGGGGTTGTTTGGGCATTTGGTTTTATTGGTTTATTCCGATATGAAATCACAGTATTATCTGCGCTAATTCCTCCCTTAATAATTGTTATTGGAGTTCCTAATGCAGTATTTCTCATCAATAAATACCAGCAAGAAGTAAAAAAGCACGGTAATCAAGCAAAATCGCTGCAACGTGTAATTTCCAAAATTGGAAATGCTACTTTAATGACAAATATTACCACTGCATCTGGTTTTGCAACTTTTGTTTTTGTAAAAAGTAGCTTACTTAGAGAATTTGGTATTCTAGCTTCCGTAAATATTATTAGTATTTTTATTTTAGCGCTATTGATAATTCCTATTATCTACAGTTTTATGCCGCTGCCTAAGAAAAAACATTTAAATCACCTTGAAAGAAAGTGGATAGAAAATGTTGTAAACTGGATGGAATCTATGGTGAAAAAGCAACGTATTACTATTTATTTTGCTACAGTACTTTTTATTATTTTAGGTATAATTGGGGTTTATCAAATTAGAGTTTCTGGAAGTTTAATAGAAGACATGCCAAAAGGTTTAGAGTTTTATAAAGACATAAAATTCTTTGAAAAAGAGTTTGGTGGTATTATGCCTTTAGAAATTTTAATTGACACAAAGAAAGATAAAGGAGTTATGAAGTTATCCACCTTAAAAAAGATGGATAAAATTAATGAAGTTATTGAAAATTTTCCTGAATTATCTAAACCCATCTCTGTTGTTAACTTGGTAAAATACTCTAAACAGGCCTATTATAAAGGAAATCCAAAATATTATCAACTACCTACAAGTCAAGAACAAAGTTATATTTTTTCTTATACCAAAAACTCTGATAGCAATGCAGGAATGCTAAAAAGCTTCGTAGACTCTACGGGACGTTATGCAAGAATTACTACGTTTATGAAAGACATTGGAACTGAAAAAATGGATGTTATTCAAGAGCGATTAAAGACTGTTATTAATAAGGAATTTCCTTCAGAAAATTATACTGTTTCTGTTACAGGAAAAGCTTTGGTTTTTATAAAGGGAACAAATTATTTAATCAAAAATTTAGTAATATCATTATCATTAGCCATTTTATTAATTGCAATTTTTATGGCTTGGATGTTTAGATCTCCTCAGATGATTTTGATTTCACTTATTCCAAATATGTTACCACTTTTAATTACAGCGGGTTTAATGGGCTTTTTAGATATTCCTATAAAACCATCCACAATTTTAGTGTTTAGTATTGCATTTGGAATTTCTGTAGATGATACGATTCACTTTTTAGCAAAATACAGACAAGAGTTAATTGCAAATAAATGGCGAATAAAACCTTCAGTGTACTCCGCTTTACGTGAAACAGGTGTAAGTATGTTTTATACTTCAATTGTTCTATTTTTTGGCTTTTTAGTGTTTACACTTTCTAGTTTTGGAGGCACAATAGCATTAGGAGGATTAGTCTCCGTTACACTTTTATTAGCAATGGTTTCTAATTTACTTTTATTACCTTCATTACTATTAACTTTTGAAAAGAAAATAGCAAATAAGAAAGTTTTTAAAGAGCCTGCAATGAAAATTTTCCCCCCAAAGGAAGAAAAAAACAAAGAAAAATAA
- the frr gene encoding ribosome recycling factor: MNEETEFILDTAKEAMNNAIEHLTKELRAIRAGKASPSMLINVMVNYYGAQTPLSQIANVSTPDPRTISIQPWEKNMLQEIEKAIQLANLGFNPMNNGDIIMINVPPLTEERRRDLAKQAKAEAEHAKVGIRNARKDANNDIKKADISDDMKKIAEDDVQKLTDAHVKDIEAKFSLKEVDIMKV; the protein is encoded by the coding sequence GTGAACGAAGAAACTGAATTTATACTAGACACTGCTAAAGAAGCAATGAATAATGCCATAGAGCATTTAACAAAAGAATTACGTGCTATTAGAGCTGGTAAAGCATCACCATCAATGTTAATAAATGTTATGGTGAATTATTATGGAGCACAAACTCCTTTAAGTCAAATTGCCAACGTAAGCACACCAGATCCTAGAACAATTAGCATTCAACCTTGGGAGAAAAATATGCTGCAAGAAATTGAAAAAGCAATTCAATTAGCAAATTTAGGTTTTAACCCAATGAACAATGGTGATATTATTATGATTAATGTTCCGCCATTAACAGAAGAACGAAGAAGGGATTTAGCAAAACAAGCTAAGGCTGAAGCCGAACATGCTAAAGTTGGTATTAGAAACGCACGTAAAGATGCAAATAACGACATAAAGAAAGCAGACATATCTGATGATATGAAGAAGATAGCAGAAGATGATGTACAAAAATTAACAGATGCTCATGTAAAAGACATTGAGGCAAAATTTTCTTTAAAAGAAGTAGACATAATGAAGGTTTAA
- the pyrH gene encoding UMP kinase — MQYKRILLKLSGEALMGERQYGIDPKRLSEYAKEIKQVVEKGIEVAIVIGGGNIFRGVAGAANGMDRVQGDHMGMLATCINGLALQSALEAEDVKTRLQTALEIKEVAEPYIKRKAIRHLEKGRVVIFGAGTGNPYFTTDTAAVLRAIEISADAILKGTRVDGVYSSDPEKNKDAVKFDTITFKEVIQKGLKVMDMTAFTLSEENNLPIIVFDMNTNGNLMKLISGENIGTIVNNK, encoded by the coding sequence ATGCAATACAAAAGAATTCTATTAAAATTAAGTGGAGAAGCATTAATGGGTGAAAGACAATATGGAATCGATCCAAAACGTCTTTCAGAATATGCAAAAGAAATAAAACAAGTAGTAGAAAAAGGAATTGAAGTTGCCATCGTAATTGGTGGTGGAAATATTTTTAGAGGAGTTGCTGGTGCAGCCAATGGGATGGACAGAGTGCAAGGAGATCACATGGGCATGCTTGCAACTTGTATCAATGGATTAGCACTGCAAAGTGCGCTAGAAGCAGAAGACGTTAAGACAAGGTTACAAACTGCTTTAGAGATAAAAGAAGTTGCAGAACCTTATATAAAGAGAAAAGCAATTAGGCACTTAGAAAAAGGAAGAGTTGTTATTTTTGGCGCAGGAACAGGTAATCCTTATTTTACAACTGATACAGCTGCCGTATTAAGAGCTATTGAAATTAGTGCCGATGCAATTTTAAAAGGGACAAGAGTGGATGGAGTTTATAGCTCAGATCCAGAAAAAAATAAAGATGCAGTAAAATTTGATACAATTACCTTTAAAGAAGTTATTCAGAAAGGATTAAAAGTAATGGATATGACTGCTTTTACATTAAGTGAAGAAAATAATTTACCAATTATAGTATTTGATATGAATACAAACGGAAATTTAATGAAACTTATTTCTGGAGAAAACATTGGTACAATTGTTAATAATAAATAA
- the tsf gene encoding translation elongation factor Ts, with product MVKVSAADVKKLREATGAGMMDCKKALVEAEGNFDKAIDVLRKKGQKIAAKRADRESTEGVAVTRINDSKTAGVAIVLACETDFVGKNESFVALGGEFADIALNYSDKESFLTADFGGMTVAEKLIEQTGVIGEKLDITAFEKVEAAYVGAYTHIGKIAALVGLSATVDNAEELAKDVAMQVASMGATTLSYKDFDAAFVAAETEARIAVIEKDNIELGRLGKTLKNVPQYISMSQLSEEVLAKAEEVAKAELAAEGKPEKIWDRILPGKMERFISDNTTLDMEQCLLDQAFIKDDKKNVAQYVKTFGDVEVSIFKRVTLG from the coding sequence ATGGTAAAAGTAAGTGCTGCTGATGTTAAAAAATTAAGAGAAGCAACTGGAGCTGGAATGATGGACTGTAAAAAGGCATTAGTAGAAGCAGAAGGAAACTTTGACAAAGCAATAGACGTTTTACGTAAAAAAGGTCAAAAAATTGCTGCAAAAAGAGCTGATAGAGAATCTACAGAAGGTGTAGCTGTAACAAGAATTAACGACAGTAAAACTGCTGGAGTTGCTATTGTTTTAGCTTGTGAAACTGACTTTGTTGGTAAAAACGAATCTTTCGTAGCTTTAGGTGGTGAATTTGCAGACATCGCTTTAAATTATTCTGATAAAGAATCTTTTTTAACTGCGGATTTTGGTGGAATGACTGTTGCAGAAAAATTAATAGAGCAAACTGGTGTTATTGGTGAAAAGTTAGACATAACAGCTTTTGAAAAAGTTGAAGCTGCATATGTTGGTGCTTATACACACATTGGTAAAATTGCTGCTTTAGTAGGTTTATCTGCTACGGTAGACAATGCAGAAGAATTAGCTAAAGATGTTGCAATGCAAGTTGCTTCTATGGGAGCAACAACTTTATCTTATAAAGATTTTGACGCTGCATTTGTAGCTGCAGAAACTGAAGCTAGAATTGCTGTAATAGAAAAAGACAATATTGAGTTAGGTAGATTAGGTAAAACACTTAAAAATGTACCTCAGTATATTTCTATGTCTCAACTATCTGAAGAAGTATTAGCAAAAGCTGAAGAAGTTGCAAAAGCTGAATTAGCTGCTGAAGGAAAACCAGAAAAAATCTGGGATAGAATTTTACCAGGAAAAATGGAAAGATTCATTTCTGACAACACTACTTTAGATATGGAGCAATGTCTTTTAGACCAAGCTTTTATTAAAGATGACAAGAAAAATGTTGCACAATATGTTAAAACGTTTGGTGATGTTGAAGTAAGTATCTTTAAAAGAGTTACTTTAGGATAA
- the rpsB gene encoding 30S ribosomal protein S2 produces the protein MANVNIKELLDNGVHFGHLTRKWNPNMAPYIYTERNGVHIIDLYKTAAKIEESSEALQKIANSGRKILFVATKKQAKDIVAEKAKAVNMPFITERWPGGMLTNFVTIRKAVKKMALIDRMKQDGSFDALSKREKLQINRQREKLEKNLGSISDMTRLPGALFIVDIKKEHIAVAEAQKLNIPIFAMVDTNSDPRLVDYVIPANDDASKSIDKVLSFVTNAIAEGLSDRKADKEKVKETKEVATPKVKEAKAEETKEVAAPKVEEAKAEETKEAAPKVEATETPAKETK, from the coding sequence ATGGCAAACGTAAACATTAAAGAATTATTAGATAATGGTGTACACTTTGGACACCTTACTAGAAAATGGAACCCTAACATGGCTCCATACATTTATACAGAGCGTAATGGTGTTCACATCATTGACTTGTATAAAACTGCAGCTAAAATAGAAGAATCTTCTGAAGCTTTGCAAAAAATTGCAAACTCTGGACGTAAAATTTTATTTGTTGCAACAAAAAAACAAGCAAAAGATATTGTTGCTGAAAAAGCAAAAGCAGTAAACATGCCTTTCATTACAGAAAGATGGCCAGGTGGTATGTTAACTAACTTTGTAACTATTAGAAAAGCTGTTAAAAAAATGGCTTTAATTGATAGAATGAAGCAAGATGGTTCTTTTGATGCATTGTCTAAAAGAGAGAAATTACAAATTAATCGTCAGAGAGAGAAATTAGAAAAGAATTTAGGTTCTATTTCAGATATGACTCGTTTACCTGGTGCATTATTTATAGTTGACATCAAAAAAGAGCACATTGCAGTTGCAGAAGCTCAAAAATTAAACATTCCTATTTTTGCAATGGTAGATACAAACTCTGATCCTAGATTAGTAGATTATGTAATACCTGCAAACGATGATGCTTCTAAGTCTATAGACAAAGTATTATCTTTTGTAACAAATGCAATTGCAGAAGGTTTATCAGATAGAAAAGCAGATAAAGAAAAAGTTAAAGAAACTAAAGAAGTAGCAACTCCTAAGGTTAAAGAAGCGAAAGCTGAAGAAACTAAAGAAGTAGCAGCTCCTAAAGTTGAAGAAGCGAAAGCTGAAGAGACTAAAGAAGCAGCTCCTAAAGTTGAAGCTACTGAAACTCCTGCTAAAGAAACTAAATAA
- the rpsI gene encoding 30S ribosomal protein S9 codes for MDIVHKIGRRKTAVARIYLSEGKGNITVNKKDYKDYFPIATLQYKVQQPLMLTENLESYDIKVNVYGGGVTGQAEAIRLAITRALVSIDADHRIILKPEGLLTRDPRMVERKKFGQKKARKKFQFSKR; via the coding sequence ATGGATATAGTACACAAAATCGGTAGAAGAAAAACGGCTGTAGCTCGTATTTATCTTTCAGAAGGAAAAGGAAATATTACTGTAAACAAAAAAGATTACAAAGACTATTTCCCTATTGCAACTTTACAATATAAAGTTCAACAACCATTAATGTTAACAGAAAACTTAGAATCTTATGATATTAAGGTAAATGTTTATGGTGGTGGTGTAACTGGACAAGCTGAAGCAATTCGTTTGGCAATTACAAGAGCATTAGTTTCTATTGATGCAGATCATAGAATAATCTTGAAACCAGAAGGATTATTAACTCGTGACCCTAGAATGGTTGAACGTAAGAAATTCGGTCAGAAAAAAGCACGTAAGAAATTTCAATTCTCGAAACGTTAA